One region of Strigops habroptila isolate Jane chromosome 11, bStrHab1.2.pri, whole genome shotgun sequence genomic DNA includes:
- the RASSF1 gene encoding ras association domain-containing protein 1 isoform X1 produces the protein MELIELRELQPEPRPGRGRLERTNALRISPARRPGPGAHPDPRLTAAPGAGHRFEPRRRGLHTWCDLCGDFVWGGGRKSLQCRHCSFTCHYRCRALVRLDCSGPPGAGDEDDGNEQALEKDTNVDEPSEWEKAELDQAQVEQRIKEYNSQINSNLFMSLNKDGSYTGFIKVQLKLVRPVSVPATKRVPSLQTGRSGPHTQGVKRRTSFYLPKGTVKHLHILSHTRASEVIDALLRKFTVVDNPRKFALFERSEKDEQVYLRKLADEEQPLRLRLLAGPSEKVLSFVLKENETGEVNPRVPSVGRLHTAGAAQLPAHPAAGGGGACAPAAAPLRPLPTEDAGGSGRVHTRVTVPAALVVRQHTGTLARRRVGAPGGGWSGAPRDPPSQPPWGWPREWVSPGEWVSPGE, from the exons ATGGAGCTCATCGAGCTGCGGGAGCTGCAGCCGGAGCCGCgcccgggccggggccgcctGGAGCGGACCAACGCGTTGCGCAtcagcccggcccggcggccCGGCCCCGGAGCGCACCCAGACCCGCGGCTGACGGCAGCGCCGGGCGCCGGGCACCGCTTCGAGCCGCGGCGCCGCGGGCTCCACACCTGGTGCGACCTCTGCGGGGACTTCGTCTGGGGCGGCGGCAGGAAGAGCCTCCAGTGCCGCC acTGCAGCTTCACCTGCCACTACCGGTGCCGGGCCCTGGTGCGGCTGGACTGCAGCGGCCCCCCGGGTGCTGGCGACGAGGACGATGGCAACGAGCAGGCGCTGGAGAAGGACACCAATGTG GATGAGCCCAGCGAGTGGGAGAAGGCAGAGTTGGACCAGGCGCAGGTGGAGCAGCGGATCAAGGAGTACAACAGCCAGATCAACAGCAACCTCTTCATGAGCCTG AACAAGGACGGTTCCTACACTGGCTTCATCAAGGTGCAGCTGAAGCTGGTGCGCCCCGTCTCGGTGCCAGCCACCAAGCGGGTCCCCTCGCTGCAGACGGGGCGGTCGGGGCCGCACACGCAGGGGGTGAAGCGCCGCACGTCCTTCTACCTGCCCAAGGGCACTGTGAAGCACCTGCACATCCTCTCACACACCCGCGCCAGCGAGGTCATCGATGCTCTCCTCCGCAAGTTCACCGTCGTCGACAACCCCCGCAAGTTCGCCCTCTTCGAGAGGTCCGAGAAGGATGAGCAAG TGTACCTGCGGAAGCTGGCTGACGAGGAGCAGCCCCTGCGGCTGCGGCTGCTGGCTGGCCCCAGCGAGAAGGTGCTGAGCTTCGTCCTGAAGGAGAATGAGACTGGGGAGGTGAAC CCCCGTGTGCCCTCAGTGGGACGCCTTCACACTGCCGGAGCTGCACAACTTCCTGCGCATCCTgcagcgggaggaggaggagcatgTGCGCCGGCTGCGGCACCGCTACGCCCGCTGCCGACAGAAGATGCAGGAGGCTCTGGCCGCGTACACACCAGGGTGACCGTGCCGGCTGCGCTGGTGGTCAGGCAGCATACTGGGACCCTCGCCCGCCGGCGGGTGGGGGCACCGGGAGGGGGGTGGAGTGGGGCACCCCGGGACCCACCGTCGCAGCCCCCATGGGGCTGGCCCAGGGAGTGGGTGTCCCCAGGGGAATGGGTGTCCCCAGGGGAGTAG
- the ZMYND10 gene encoding zinc finger MYND domain-containing protein 10 yields the protein MSAWRTTPTSSCAGSDGGDVPPARPPCLPPVPPRRPPSLLRAARGRQRLLRAATRGLSGAPPALSRCHSDDDAAMAAPGPAPLLPAEAEALVRALRGIELRDIGGQRWLRQHECVEKLNMHAILSTFAGQEQLLTELLVTYAKIPVLIAELISVEIWKHKVFPVLCRLEDFKPRSTFPIYMVLHHEASIINLLETVFFYKEVCESAEDSILDLIDYCHRKLALLAARNTKGQTVTPAELRPEDLASPSSMQELQKQAEAMEFEIALKSLTVLRYITDQVESLPLSALTRMLSTHNLPCLLVELVEHCPWSCWEAGKLKKFENGTWHEVPPEDQVKMTKLDGQVWLALLNLLLSPECQRKYHFDGFNRSQLLKLRVFLTDVLVDQLPNLVEMQRFLSHLAVTEPAPPKKDLVLEQVPVIWDHILKKNAGKWEAITKHQVKHVFSPTEEELKLQARRWAETYSLDMMEALAPDKPRCRVCGTEAAKRCSRCRNEWYCSRACQVQHWQKHKIACNLMAGAPKSTDDL from the exons ATGAGCGCCTGGAGAACGACCCCAACATCATCGTGTGCTGGAAGTGACGGCGGGGACGtgccccccgcccgccccccgtGTCTGCCCCCGGTGCCCCCCCGCCGGCCGCCGTCTCTCCTCCGCGCCGCCAGGGGGCGGCAGAGGCTCCTCCGCGCGGCCACTAGGGGGTTGTCGGGGGCGCCGCCGGCGCTTTCCCGTTGCCATAGCGACGACGACGCCGCCATGGCCGCCCCGGGGCCGGCGCCGCTGCTGCCCGCCGAGGCCGAGGCGCTGGTGCGGGCGCTGCGGGGCATCGAGCTGCGGGACATCGGCGGGCAGCG ATGGCTCCGGCAGCACGAGTGCGTGGAGAAGCTCAACATGCACGCCATCCTGAGCACCTTCGCGGGCCAGGAGCAGCTCCTCACCGAGCTGCTGGTCACCTACGCCAAG attcctGTTCTCATTGCTGAGCTGATCTCTGTGGAGATCTGGAAGCACAAGgtcttccctgtgctgtgccGGCTGGAGGACTTCAAGCCGAGAAGCACCTTCCCCATCTACATGGTG ctgcatcaTGAAGCCTCCATCATTAACCTCTTGGAGACAGTGTTCTTTTACAAG GAGGTCTGCGAGTCAGCAGAGGACAGCATTCTGGATTTGATTGATTATTGCCACCGAAAACTGGCACTGCTCGCAGCTCGAAACACCAAGGGACAGACAGTGACCCCGGCGGAGCTTCGTCCTGAGGATCTGGCCAGCCCCTCGTCCATGCAG gagctgcagaagcaggcGGAGGCGATGGAGTTTGAGATCGCCCTGAAATCCCTGACCGTGCTGCGGTACATCACCGACCAGGTGGAGAG CCTGCCCCTGAGCGCGCTGACACGGATGCTGAGCACCCACAACCTGCCCTGCCTCCTTGTTGAGCTGGTGGAGCACtgcccctggagctgctgggaagcag GCAAGCTCAAGAAGTTTGAGAATGGCACATGGCACGAGGTGCCCCCTGAAGACCAGGTGAAGATGACCAAGCTGGATGGGCAGGTGTGGCTTGCCCTCCTCAACCTCCTGCTCAGCCCCGAGTGCCAGCGCAAATACCACTTTGATGGCTTCAACAGGAGCCAGCTCCTTAAG CTCCGTGTGTTCCTGACAGATGTCCTTGTTGACCAGCTGCCCAACCTGGTGGAGATGCAGAGATTTCTGAGCCACCTCGCAGTGACAGAGCCAGCTCCCCCCAAAAAGGATCTCGTCCTGGAGCAG GTTCCCGTCATCTGGGACCACATCCTCAAGAAAAACGCAGGCAAGTGGGAGGCCATCACCAAGCACCAGGTGAAGCACGTCTTCAGCCCCACCGAGGAGGAGCTGAAGCTCCAGGCTCGCAG gtggGCAGAGACCTACAGCCTGGACATGATGGAGGCTCTGGCCCCCGACAAGCCCCGCTGCAGGGTGTGTGGCACAGAGGCGGCCAAGCGGTGCTCTCGCTGCCGGAACGAGTGGTACTGCTCACG GGCGTGCCAGGTCCAGCACTGGCAGAAGCACAAGATTGCCTGCAACCTGATGGCCGGGGCACCAAAGAGCACAGATGACCTGTAA
- the TUSC2 gene encoding tumor suppressor candidate 2, which yields MGASGSKSRGLWPFSSPAAGGGGGAEGAGGQQALARARAARAATPFVFTRRGSMYYDEDGDLAHEFYEETIVTKNGRKRAKLKRIHKNLIPQGIVKLEHPRIHVDFPVIICEV from the exons atgggCGCCAGCGGCTCCAAGTCGCGGGGACTGTGGCCCTTCTCCTccccggcggcgggcggcggcggcggcgctgagGGTGCCGGCGGGCAGCAGGCCCTGGCCCGGGCGCGGGCCGCGCGCGCAGCCACCCCGTTCGTCTTCACACGGCGCGG CTCCATGTACTATGATGAGGACGGGGATCTCGCTCACGAGTTCTACGAGGAGACAATCGTTACCAAGAACGGGAGGAAACGCGCCAAGCTGAAGAGGATCCACAAGAACCTGATACCTCAG GGTATAGTGAAACTAGAGCATCCTCGCATTCATGTGGATTTCCCGGTGATCATCTGCGAGGTGTGA
- the LOC115614610 gene encoding cytochrome b561 domain-containing protein 2, giving the protein MALTAETESRLYRSLRAAAGAAAHVVALGFPTGVAVLARPGSSLFSWHPLLMALAFSFLMTEALLMFSPETSVLRSFSRKVKVRAHWALQLLALLCALLGLGIITYNKHLNGKAHFVTWHGLTGLLTVLYAGGQCAGGVLLLYPKLMKNWTLAKLKLYHATSGLVGYLLGCASLMLGMCSLWFTTSVTSVSWYLAMLCPLLTSLVIMNQVSNAYLYRKRSQH; this is encoded by the exons ATGGCCCTGACGGCCGAGACCGAGTCCCGGCTGTACCGGTCGCTGCGCGCCGCGGCCGGCGCCGCCGCGCACGTCGTGGCGCTGGGTTTCCCCACCGGCGTGGCCGTGCTGGCGCGGCCCGGATCCA GtctcttctcctggcacccGCTGCTCATGGCCCTCGCG TTCTCGTTCCTGATGACCGAAGCGCTGCTGATGTTCTCTCCGGAGACCTCGGTGCTCCGCTCCTTCTCCCGCAAAGTCAAAGTGCGGGCACACTGGGCCCTGCAGCTGCTCGCCCTCCTCTGCGCGCTCCTGGGGCTGGGCATCATCACCTACAACAAGCACCTGAACGGCAAGGCGCACTTCGTGACCTGGCACGGGCTGACAGGGCTGCTGACCGTGCTGTACGCCGGCGGGCAGTGCGCGGGGGGCGTGCTCCTGCTCTACCCCAAGCTCATGAAGAACTGGACGCTGGCCAAGCTCAAGCTCTACCATGCGACCTCGGGGCTGGTGGGCTAcctgctgggctgtgccagcCTGATGCTGGGCATGTGCTCCCTGTGGTTCACCACCTCGGTGACCAGCGTCTCCTGGTACCTCGCCATGCTGTGTCCCCTTCTCACCAGCCTGGTTATCATGAACCAGGTGAGCAACGCTTACCTGTACCGCAAGCGGAGCCAGCACTGA
- the NPRL2 gene encoding GATOR complex protein NPRL2, producing the protein MGGRIECVFFSEFHPTLGPKITYQVPEDFISRELFDTIQVYVITKPELQNKLITVTAMEKKLIGCPVCIEHKKYSRNALLFNLGFVCDARAKACALEPIVKKLAGYLTTLELESGFISNEESKQKLVPIMTILLEELNAKGKCTLPIDESNTIHLKVIEQRPDPPIVQEYDVPVFTQDKDDFFNSQWDLTTQQILPYIDGFRHVQKISAEADVELNLVRIAVQNLLYYGVVTLVSILQYSNVYCTTPKVQDLVDDKCLQEECLSYVTKQGHKRASLRDVFQLYCGLSPGTTVRDLISRYTLQLQRVDERRLIQFGLMKGLIRRLQKYPVKVTRDERSHPARLYTGCHSYDEICCKTGMSYKELDERLENDPNIIVCWK; encoded by the exons ATGGGCGGCAGGATCGAGTGCGTCTTCTTCAGCGAGTTCCACCCCACGCTGGGACCCAAGATCACCTACCAG GTACCGGAGGACTTCATCTCTCGGGAGCTGTTCGACACCATCCAGGTGTACGTCATCACGAAGCCCGAGCTGCAGAACAAGCTGATCACCGT GACAGCCATGGAGAAGAAGCTGATCGGCTGCCCCGTGTGTATCGAGCACAAGAAGTACAGCCGAAACGCCCTGCTCTTCAACCTGGGCTTCGTGTGCGATGCCAGAGCCAAGGCCTGTGCGCTGGAGCCCATAGTGAAGAAGCTGGCTGGCTACCTGACCACCCTGGAG CTGGAAAGTGGCTTCATCTCCAATGAGGAGAGTAAGCAGAAGCTGGTTCCCATCATGACCAtcctgctggaggagctgaatGCCAAAGGAAAGTGCACCCTGCCCATAG ATGAGTCAAACACCATCCACCTGAAGGTGATCGAGCAGCGCCCGGACCCCCCCATTGTGCAGGAGTACGATGTCCCCGTCTTCACCCAAGACAAGGACGACTTCTTCAACTCCCAGTGGGATCTCACCACGCAGCAG ATCCTGCCCTACATCGATGGCTTTCGGCACGTCCAGAAGATTTCCGCAGAAGCTGACGTGGAGCTGAACTTGGTGCGCATTGCCGTGCAAAACCTGCT GTATTACGGGGTCGTCACACTCGTCTCCATACTCCAG TACTCCAATGTCTACTGCACCACGCCGAAGGTCCAGGATTTAGTGGATGACAAGTGTCTCCAGGAGGAGTGTCTGTCCTACGTCACCAAACAAG GGCACAAGCGAGCCAGCCTCAGGGATGTCTTCCAGCTGTACTGCGGGCTGAGCCCTGGCACGACGGTGCGAGACCTCATCTCCCGCTAcaccctgcagctccagagGGTGGATGAGAG GAGGCTCATCCAGTTTGGTTTGATGAAGGGCCTTATCCGGCGGCTCCAGAAATACCCCGTTAAGGTCACCCGGGATGAGCGGAGCCACCCGGCCCGGCTGTACACGGGCTGCCACAGCTATGACGAGATCTGCTGCAAGACCG GCATGAGTTACAAGGAGCTGGATGAGCGCCTGGAGAACGACCCCAACATCATCGTGTGCTGGAAGTGA
- the LOC115614719 gene encoding hyaluronidase-2-like translates to MSGVCAAALALPWLALLALAQQPPEKPAAPPLLTRRPFLVAWNVPTQDCKPRFQVSLDFSFFDLHASPNEGFVGQDLTIFYKERLGLYPYYNSQRVAVNGGVPQNSSLSEHLARLQEGIKKYIRSPANEGLAVIDWEEWRPIWARNWKPKDIYREVSKQLVYQRQTFMVPGTSWFEEANKQAVFEFESAARQFMVSTLRVAKSFRPKQLWGFYLFPDCYNHDYSKNKESYTGQCPDVEKTRNDQLAWLWRESMALYPSIYLDALLASTPNSRKFVRARVMEAMRISHQHHDGYSLPVFVYTRPTYIRKLDMLSQLDLISTIGESAALGAAGAIFWGDTDYTKNRDSCQIIKNYLESDLGRYIVNVTTAAQLCSKALCQGRGRCLRQDSNADVFLHLNSTSFQLRRRDGDNQQHPLFWAEGQLSPADTLFLRTHFQCHCYQGWQGSSCQVPAGPRSDAPNSLVPLGLGVLLLLASWCYLLLD, encoded by the exons ATGAGCGGGGTCTGCGCGGCGGCGCTGGCCCTGCCCTGGCTGGCGCTGCTGGCACTGGCCCAGCAGCCCCCCGAGAAACCGGCGGCTCCCCCCCTGCTCACCCGCCGGCCCTTCCTGGTGGCCTGGAACGTGCCCACCCAGGACTGCAAGCCCCGCTTCCAGGTGTCCCTCGACTTCAGCTTCTTCGACCTGCACGCCTCCCCCAACGAGGGCTTTGTGGGGCAGGACCTCACCATCTTCTACAAGGAGCGCCTGGGGCTCTACCCCTACTACAACAGCCAGCGTGTGGCTGTCAATGGCGGTGTCCCCCAAAACAGCAGCCTGTCCGAGCACCTCGCCCGCCTCCAGGAGGGCATCAAGAAGTACATCCGCTCGCCTGCCAACGAGGGGCTGGCTGTCATCGACTGGGAGGAGTGGCGGCCCATTTGGGCTCGCAACTGGAAGCCCAAGGACATCTACCGGGAGGTGTCCAAGCAGCTGGTGTACCAGCGGCAGACCTTCATGGTCCCAGGAACCTCCTGGTTCGAGGAGGCAAACAAGCAGGCTGTGTTTGAGTTCGAGTCGGCTGCCCGGCAGTTCATGGTGAGCACCCTGCGTGTGGCCAAGAGCTTCCGACCCAAGCAGCTCTGGGGGTTCTACCTCTTCCCTGACTGTTACAACCATGACTACAGCAAGAACAAGGAGAGCTACACCGGGCAGTGCCCAGATGTGGAGAAGACACGCAATGACCAGCTGGCGTGGCTCTGGAGGGAGAGCATGGCCCTCTACCCCTCCATCTACCTCGATGCGCTCCTGGCCTCCACTCCGAACAGCCGCAAGTTCGTGCGGGCGCGGGTGATGGAGGCCATGCGGATCTCACACCAGCACCACGATGGCTACTCCCTGCCCGTCTTCGTCTACACCCGGCCCACCTACATCCGCAAGCTGGACATGCTCAGCCAG CTGGACCTGATCTCCACCATTGGAGAGAGCGCAGCGCTGGGTGCAGCCGGAGCCATTTTCTGGGGTGACACAGACTACACCAAAAACCGG GACTCATGTCAGATCATCAAGAACTACCTGGAGAGCGACCTGGGCCGCTACATCGTGAACGTCACGACGGCAGcgcagctctgcagcaaggcGCTGTGCCAGGGCCGGGGCCGCTGCTTGCGCCAAGACAGCAATGCTGATGTCTTCCTCCACCTAAACTCCACCAGCTTCCAGCTGCGGCGCCGGGATGGGGACAACCAGCAGCACCCGCTCTTCTGGGCTGAGGGCCAGCTGTCCCCTGCTGACACCCTCTTCCTACGGACCCATTTCCAATGCCATTGCTaccagggctggcagggcagcagctgccaggtGCCTGCTGGCCCCCGCAGTGATGCCCCTAACTCCTTGGTGCCACTGGGACTTGGGGTGCTGTTGCTGCTTGCAAGCTGGTGCTATCTCCTCTTGGACTGA
- the RASSF1 gene encoding ras association domain-containing protein 1 isoform X2 produces MELIELRELQPEPRPGRGRLERTNALRISPARRPGPGAHPDPRLTAAPGAGHRFEPRRRGLHTWCDLCGDFVWGGGRKSLQCRHCSFTCHYRCRALVRLDCSGPPGAGDEDDGNEQALEKDTNVDEPSEWEKAELDQAQVEQRIKEYNSQINSNLFMSLNKDGSYTGFIKVQLKLVRPVSVPATKRVPSLQTGRSGPHTQGVKRRTSFYLPKGTVKHLHILSHTRASEVIDALLRKFTVVDNPRKFALFERSEKDEQVYLRKLADEEQPLRLRLLAGPSEKVLSFVLKENETGEVNWDAFTLPELHNFLRILQREEEEHVRRLRHRYARCRQKMQEALAAYTPG; encoded by the exons ATGGAGCTCATCGAGCTGCGGGAGCTGCAGCCGGAGCCGCgcccgggccggggccgcctGGAGCGGACCAACGCGTTGCGCAtcagcccggcccggcggccCGGCCCCGGAGCGCACCCAGACCCGCGGCTGACGGCAGCGCCGGGCGCCGGGCACCGCTTCGAGCCGCGGCGCCGCGGGCTCCACACCTGGTGCGACCTCTGCGGGGACTTCGTCTGGGGCGGCGGCAGGAAGAGCCTCCAGTGCCGCC acTGCAGCTTCACCTGCCACTACCGGTGCCGGGCCCTGGTGCGGCTGGACTGCAGCGGCCCCCCGGGTGCTGGCGACGAGGACGATGGCAACGAGCAGGCGCTGGAGAAGGACACCAATGTG GATGAGCCCAGCGAGTGGGAGAAGGCAGAGTTGGACCAGGCGCAGGTGGAGCAGCGGATCAAGGAGTACAACAGCCAGATCAACAGCAACCTCTTCATGAGCCTG AACAAGGACGGTTCCTACACTGGCTTCATCAAGGTGCAGCTGAAGCTGGTGCGCCCCGTCTCGGTGCCAGCCACCAAGCGGGTCCCCTCGCTGCAGACGGGGCGGTCGGGGCCGCACACGCAGGGGGTGAAGCGCCGCACGTCCTTCTACCTGCCCAAGGGCACTGTGAAGCACCTGCACATCCTCTCACACACCCGCGCCAGCGAGGTCATCGATGCTCTCCTCCGCAAGTTCACCGTCGTCGACAACCCCCGCAAGTTCGCCCTCTTCGAGAGGTCCGAGAAGGATGAGCAAG TGTACCTGCGGAAGCTGGCTGACGAGGAGCAGCCCCTGCGGCTGCGGCTGCTGGCTGGCCCCAGCGAGAAGGTGCTGAGCTTCGTCCTGAAGGAGAATGAGACTGGGGAGGTGAAC TGGGACGCCTTCACACTGCCGGAGCTGCACAACTTCCTGCGCATCCTgcagcgggaggaggaggagcatgTGCGCCGGCTGCGGCACCGCTACGCCCGCTGCCGACAGAAGATGCAGGAGGCTCTGGCCGCGTACACACCAGGGTGA